The genomic DNA TGGTGGTTGTGGAAAGACTACTTTAGCCAAGATGCTTTGTCATGACAATGAAATAAAAGGTATCATTACATGTTTGATCAGTTGTTTATTTTAATAGAGTAAAAATTGGGATTACAATCAAAACCGAACTCGATGAGTAAACTAGAAACTCGACACATTTGGGAtgggtttagggttttttatttgtataaaatgttattgGGGCTAATTTCTTAGTTTGGCTGGAAAAACAAAGTTCTAGGCGTTTCAGGCCTAGGAGTAGGGTTTTTTGGGCggtttttttctttattttgggACCTGGATAGCCCAAAATAGATTTTCACTACTAGAAATTTGGAATTCTCTAACAAGCTTTTCCGTTACAATTGCGTAGCAAACCTGTTTGCTACGCATTTGCAACAAAACCTTGACGTTGGAAAAAGCCCCGTTGAAAACTATTTGCTACGCAATCTTTAACGCATTTACGACAAAAATATGGTGTCGGAAATTTAGGACGAATTTTCAACGCAATATCAGTTTAGAGCTTTAAAGTTTTGCAATGCACTTGTGACGCATTTTTTCTGTCAAAAATGCGTTGCAAATATGTCCAAATTTGTAATGCATTATTTTGCGTTGGAAATATTTTCGTAACAAATTGAcatttttctagtagtgtttTAACTGGCCCAACATAATCGATGTTCTACTAGTGATTCTTTATTATACTTTAGCTCTAACTATAATATCTTTATTACTAGTGATTCTTTATTATACTCTAGTTTTAActataatatatttatattttgacaGAAGTATTTGGCGAAAATATCCTTTATGTTACGGTCTCTAGACAATCCAGTTTTAAGATCATTATCAACAATATATTCGAACATTACGGCAAAAATCATTGTGAGTTTCAAACTGATGAAGAAGCCAGGAATCAACTTGAAAACCTGATAAATGGAATGGGACCAAAGAACATGTTGCTAGTCTTGGATGATATGTGGGCGGAATCAGAGTCCATTATTCACGATCTTATGTTCCAAACACCTGGATACAAGGTTTTAGTCACATCAAGATTCTTGTTTCCAAGGTTTAATTCTTCTACACATGCGTTGGGTTTGTTGAATGATGAAGATGCAAGAACTCTTCTTTGCAACTTTGCATTTCCAAGTGATGGGATTCCCAATGTTACAGATGATCTCGTGAACAAGGTAGAGATAGTAAAAATAAGGAAATATCATGAATACGCTCATATGCTTGACAAAATTGGATGAGTTTTTCtttacaaaaatattatttgacatTTATTTTAGTTTAGAAAATGTTTCAAACAACCTTGGATTGAGTTTTTCTTTACAAAAATATTATGACATTTTTTTTAGTTTAGAAAATGTTTCAAACAACCTAAGGTTGTGATGTGGCAGTGTGGTGCGTCGAGATGAAAATATGCCGTGTTAGTGCATTCACATCCATGGGGGGAAACTGTTCACCCCTATAAGGTTGTGATGTGGCAGTGTgtgagagcattcacatccaattcatcaaattatacatacattccactaaaaaacaactcctatatcaatatattttcactaaaaaacaaatattttttctctctccctttcaattaaataatattatcattacatttttctctctccttcactcacaaccactttcaatatatattataaaaattatagtgggtgaacagtgtcccctcaaatatacagatgaacagtaacattttctctctcctccactcacaaccactttttataccctttataatataaaaactccccctcacatattttgatggatagaatgtgaatgctctgatgtttttaaattataaaaaagtataaaaagtggttgtgagtggaggagagagaaaacgttgctgtttatctgtatatttggggggggGGAAACTGTTCACCCCTAtaattttataatatattttgaaagttgTTGTGGGTGTAGGAGAGAGAAAtagtaatgataaaggtataaaaatattatttaattgaaaaggagagagaaaatgtagtgttttttagtgtaatttagggtgaaagtatagtggaatggatgtgaatgctcttagatgGAAAAGCATTGCGTcataattttgtttattttataattataataattattttctatataaataataataaatttaacTTTTCTATCTTTCACTTTTCACATTAGTgttatttatcatttaaaaaatTTAAACGTGTTTTTCTGTTTTTACCTATTTACCTTTggtgttttgtttattttaatatatatatatatatatatatagagagagagggggggggttGGTTAACGTACGATAAGATGAAATTACGCACATTATAAAACTCAAAATcttaatcacgcatattgaaaaacCATacatcacgcatgttgaaaatcATAACCACGCATGTACAAAATCAGAAATAACGCATGGGGTAAACACCTAACATGCATATTATAAAACTAATTACACATGTTATAATTTCATCTCGTACGTATTGTACGTTAAAGGATATTGCATTTTACATTTtcactatatatacatatattcgTTATAGATATAATATGTATATGCCTAAATTCACATAGGAATTtataaaatgaataaaaaaagaAATGACCATATAAGAAATTAAAAACTATGCTAGGTGAAATCTGTTGCGCCAACTGCATAAAAACTATATGTGATACGGATATTTGCTGCGACAAATTGAAATCTGTTGTGATCATACACTAGAATTTTGTTGCGTCAAAACACACATGTCAAGCCGACTTGATTCATACATTTTAAAGTTAAGgttattttgttaactttttcgATCAACATGATTTTCTCTAAAAACAGCTCTACTTGACCATAGATATTTCATATTTACATATAGCAATATGTAACTTTAAATGTATTTCCGGATGTAGACTGTTAGATTATGTATGGGACTGCCGTTGGCACTAAGTGTAGTGGGTGCTTCACTATGCGGACAACCTGTGCTCAAATGGAAAACAACTCTCAAGAAATGGTCAGAAAGTGGATCTATTTTGGAGTCAAACAGCAGCATGCTTCTTAGTCTGAAGTCTAGTGTTGATGCACTAGATGAGTTGCCTATTGTTAAAGAATGTTTTTTGGATTTGGGTTCCTTTCCTGAAGACAAACGAATTTCAGCCATGGTACTTATAGATATGTGGGTGGAATTGTACAATCTTGATAATGAGGGGATGTATACAAGTGAAAATCTTCTTGAACTATCATTAAGAAATCTCATCAATCTTGTTCCAATAAGGTAAATGATTTCATTCattatttcattatatatttGGTGCCATTTGTCGATTGTTAAACCAATTTTGATATTATTTTACAGGAAATATGCCGGTGAACTAGATGGCTATTGTAACGAGCTTTATGTTACACAACATGGTTTGCTAAGAGAATTAGTCATCCACATGAGTAGTCAAGAACCTGTTGTAGAAAGAAAACGTTTATTCATAGAAATCCATAGGAATGAGTTTCCCACATGGTGGCTTGCACATAAAGAACAACTCATCAATGCTCGTATCTTATCTATTTCAACAGGTTTCATTACCATCTATCCACCTTACTTTTATATATACTTAGACCAACAAGCAGAAAATTAATTTTAATATTTAACTTTCCTTATAGATGAAGCGTTCTACTCAAATTGGTATGATCTACATGCACCTAAAGTTGAAGTATTGGCATTGAATATAAGAAGTAAGGATTACACACTACCTGAGTTCATCAAAAGAATGGGCCAATTGAAGGTTTTAATTGTTACAAGCTATAGTGATTATCCTTCTCAGCTACACAATCTTTCATTTATTGAGTGTTTGTCCAATCTAAGAACAATCAGATTCGAACACGTTGCGTTATCCACTATTCAACCTATCTTCGCAATAAAGAATTTGAGGAAAGTATCATTTGTTATGTGTGAGATAGGTGATGCCTTGATGAGTTGTTTCACCGAGTCTCCTTACATAAAATCAAATATAACAGATCTTGAATTCGATATGTGTTATGATATGAAAGAACTACCGTCAGGACTTTGCAATCTTGTTCATCTTCGGAAACTCAGCATCACCAACTGCCAAGAGCTTGATGTTCTTCCTAAAGGGTTAGAGAGTTTGTCAAATCTTGAAATTTTAAGGCTTCATTGCTGCACAAAGCTGCAAGAATTACCTGAATCTATTGGAAGTTTGTGTAATTTAAGTGTCATTGATATATCTGATTGTCTCAGTATAAGTGTATTGCCTGAAGAAATTGGTGAGTTATGTGGCCTAAGAGTGCTTAAGATGGACGGTTGTAGTGGGTTGCAAGAATTGCCAAGATCTATTAGCAAATTGTCGCAATTAGAAGATGTGATATGCGACGAGGAGACATCATATTCGTGGATGGAGTTTGAAGGCGTTATTCGTAATTTGAAGATACATGTTGTTGAAGATGATAGGTTTGAAAGCTTTATGAAAATAGTAAAGTAAGTTTTATTGATCCTAGGTTTCGTGAAGAAAAAtatcttatatatttttatatgttCATGGTATTAATTACGTTAAACATTTGATGACAATGTTATTATATACGTTCCTTGTTGTAAGAATATTTATGAAGTTTCCGATTATACATAATATgatatatttgtttaatatttatTAGTTAACTTAACTGCCATAAAGAATCATGTTATAACTAAAATTTCATCCTCGATTATTAATCTTATGTGATGATCTAGGTTAGAATAATTTGATCAAGTTATACCGGAATATTTGTTACCTCATGTCATACAAACATCTTTGATGAAAAAAACTTATTATTGAATAATGTGTAATCATATCAAATAATTCGTAAAAACAACGTGCATCAAACTTATCATCAACTGACCTTAATTGAATGGACAAAATTCAGGAAGTAAGAACtataaaataccatcaacaaaAAAAACTTTTACCGTTTATTGTAGTTTACCATAACGCTAAGTTATGAAACACAAGAAATTTACAATCATTTTTGGTCATCGAAATGAGTAGGTTGCAAAAATGTTGTAAAAGACGTAGTTGTTTAGATACTTTCACCATCTTTCAATTTGAAATGTTGTATAATTAAAACCGAGATGAACCTTTTCTAATGACATATGATGATAGATCAGACAAATTACAACGTCACACTTTCTACTTTACAGTGGCCTCGCGCACAGCTGATCATCTCCCATGCACATCTTGAGTGTGGATACCCTCTCCACCAATCAGAGCAGAGATGGCGTCAGCACACTCATGCACACCATGGACATGGAATGTTCCCCACCAATGAGAGCATGACAAGTGTCGTGAAAGCGTAGTCATGGGGACCACCTCACCTGAAGGATAGCGACGTCTAACTAAATCCACTATGAATAGAAGCAATATTTACACCTCACATGTATAGACTCTATATCtatcacattgttttacataaccCTAATTCATCCACAAGTACTTATTCTCATGCCTGATTCGGTCCAGACCCATTTATTCTTTAGAGGTTTATTCCTCTACAATCCAATTCACATCATGTAATACTTGTTAACACAAGTGATTTGCTAACCATACTGGTCCTTTTTACTAATTCTTTTGGGGTAGTGTGCAttcacacgatagccctatgtgttgtaTACACAACTTTCGACCATGCTAGACCATTAATATTGATAATAACTTATCGGACCATGCGACCAAGTCTTGAATCAAACATTTTAATCCCTTAAAACTTGAGCTATGAATACAATTTGTAACACTTTGTTCCGTTAGTACCGAATATTTTACATATTCGGACAATTTTGTCccagatttatatatatataaaaggaaTAACTAACTAGTCTGGGTAAACTAATAACCCAGACGAACCGACATAACGAATTGATACACTTAATTTACAGTTTAGAGATATTAAAGTTTAAAACTCAAAAGCCTTGTCATGCATGATCATGCTTCAACCTTCCCATTAACGTCTCCAAAGAGATAGCAGTTTAATAATGTTCGGTTCGGTTCTTCACATGCTTGGTCGTTCGTTCGGTTCCCACCTTTGTAAAAGCTTAACATAAACACTAAAAACAATTAGTGTTTGAGTTAACAGGAACAAGTTCAACATCATTAGCACTTCACAAAACATTATAAAAACACAAAACCAACACAAATCTGAAAGTATTACAACAGATCTGACATAAAAACATCCAAAAAGAGTAACAAAGTTATGAAAAATACTCTGGGAGAAACTGAAAGATCACATACCCTTCCATCTTATGAACCATTAGTGTGTACGGAGATAAAGGTATCGTTAACAGGAACAAGTTCAACATCATCTTTGTGTTAAACTGAGTTGGAACTCAGTCGATCTGGGAGAAACCCTAGATATGAGCGAATCCACTCAAACTGAAGATTTCAAGAGGTGATACTCATTCGATCTGGCGTCGTATAGAGAGATCtgggggctgtttggcaacatctgaatggttaagtgctgaaccagtaagaggtctgaaccattaagtgctgaatcagtaagaggtctaaaccattaagagcctgtataatgcttaaccgttcagaggcaaatgtctgaccaattcagaatagaggtcttaaccattcagactctgtataaatcttaaccattcagaggcaaatgtctgaacc from Helianthus annuus cultivar XRQ/B chromosome 7, HanXRQr2.0-SUNRISE, whole genome shotgun sequence includes the following:
- the LOC110866660 gene encoding probable disease resistance protein At5g66900, which gives rise to MAVVIDTALKLVFDEILKLVVTQTMQSDKIKTQLKRLETTLKRIEPIFFEGRRLSKVLDRPEEETTMFIFHLEKGKELVVNCSRIKFWNVFQKIVYSNKLIRLNNELLWFFQIELQGNMMSTSMRSLIGIYDLSAKLDKVLSAVTTHALANRHLCRVPRLPEHIVGFNVHLQELKRRLLNYDTQVLVVSGPGGCGKTTLAKMLCHDNEIKEVFGENILYVTVSRQSSFKIIINNIFEHYGKNHCEFQTDEEARNQLENLINGMGPKNMLLVLDDMWAESESIIHDLMFQTPGYKVLVTSRFLFPRFNSSTHALGLLNDEDARTLLCNFAFPSDGIPNVTDDLVNKTVRLCMGLPLALSVVGASLCGQPVLKWKTTLKKWSESGSILESNSSMLLSLKSSVDALDELPIVKECFLDLGSFPEDKRISAMVLIDMWVELYNLDNEGMYTSENLLELSLRNLINLVPIRKYAGELDGYCNELYVTQHGLLRELVIHMSSQEPVVERKRLFIEIHRNEFPTWWLAHKEQLINARILSISTDEAFYSNWYDLHAPKVEVLALNIRSKDYTLPEFIKRMGQLKVLIVTSYSDYPSQLHNLSFIECLSNLRTIRFEHVALSTIQPIFAIKNLRKVSFVMCEIGDALMSCFTESPYIKSNITDLEFDMCYDMKELPSGLCNLVHLRKLSITNCQELDVLPKGLESLSNLEILRLHCCTKLQELPESIGSLCNLSVIDISDCLSISVLPEEIGELCGLRVLKMDGCSGLQELPRSISKLSQLEDVICDEETSYSWMEFEGVIRNLKIHVVEDDRFESFMKIVK